Genomic segment of Mycolicibacterium psychrotolerans:
CTGCGGGTGATCACCCGCTCTCACCACGTGTCGATGAACCGGCCGCCGCCGCGCTGCGGTCCGCCCGCGGCGGCGAGCGTCGCGGCGATCACCGATCGGGTATCCGCGGGGTCGATGACGTCGTCGATCTCGAAGAGCATGGCCGCGTTGAGAGCACGCGCGTTGTCCTGCGCGACCGCGGTGACCTGCCGGACACGTTCCTCGCGCTCGGCGTCGTCCGCGATCGCCTCCAGTTCCTTGCGCAGCCCGAGGCGCACCGCACCTTCCAGACCCATCGGCCCCAGATGCGCGCCCGGCCACGCCACCGTCAGCACCGGCTCGTGCAGGCTGCCGCCCGACATGGCTTGCGCTCCAAGGCCGTATCCCCGCCGCAGCACGACAGCGACCATCGGCACCCGGAGCGCGGCGCCGACCACCAGCATCCGCGAGGCCCGGCGCACCAGCGACTCCGCCTCGGCGTCCGGGCCGACCATGTAGCCAGGGCAGTCGATCAGTGACACCACCGGCAGCCCGAACGCGTCGCAGAGTTGCAGGAACCGCGCCGCCTTGTCCGAGGCCGCCGCGGTGATGGCCCCGGCCGTGAACCGGGTGTCGTTGGCGATCACCCCGACCGCGCGCCCCTCGATGCGGGCCAGCGCGGTCACCATCTCCCGCGCGAACCGGGGACGCAGTAACGTCACGGAGCCGTCGTCGGCGAGCGTCTCGATGACCGGCGCGACGTCGTAGGCGCGCCGCTCCCGTTCGGGCACGGCGGTGCGCAGCGCATTCTGGTCACGCGCGGTCCACTCGGCGACGTCGCCGGTGAAGTAGCCGAGCAGCCGCTTCGTCACGACGACGGCCTCGGCTTCGTCGGCGACGACGACGTCGACGTTGCCGTTGGGTTCCTGGACGCTCATCGGGCCCACGGCGTCGGGCGGCACATCCCCCAGGCCGCCGCCGGCGATCATGGCCGGTCCTCCCATGCCCAGGGAGGCGTCTGCGGTCGCGACGATGAGATCCGCCGTACCCGCGATCACGGCGTTGCCGGCGAAACAGCGACCCTTGACCACAGCGATGCGGGGGACGACGCCGGAGAGCTTGGCCCACAACGCGAACGCGCGGGTGTCGAGCGCCGAGACCACGGGGTAGTCGGTGTCTCCCGGTCTGCCGCCACCGCCCTCGGCGAAGAACACGGTGGGCAGCCGCATCCGGCCGATCAGCTCGAAGAGGCGGTCCTTCTTGCGGTGCCCGAGTACGCCCTGGGTTCCGGCCAGCACGGTGTAGTCGTAGGACAGCACCGCGCACGCGCTGCCGTCGACGCGGGCGGTGCCAGCGACGAGTCCGTCGGCAGGCGTCCGCGCGATCAGGTCCTCGAGGTCGCGGCGCATCCGCTGCGGGGCGATCGCGAACCGCCCGTATTCCACGAAGGACCCCGGGTCGACCAGGTCCGCGACGTTCTCTCGGGCGGTGCGGCCATGGGCGGCGTGCCGGCGCTCGACCGCCTCGGGGCGCGCGGCGTCCTCGGTCAGCTCACGCCGGCGCAGCAGATCGAGCAGGTCGTCGCGCAACTCCCCGGAGTCAGGCATCGAGGTCGGCGATGGCCGCGGCGATGTCCTCGAGCAGCGCATCGACCTGGTTTTCGTCGA
This window contains:
- a CDS encoding acyl-CoA carboxylase subunit beta; the protein is MPDSGELRDDLLDLLRRRELTEDAARPEAVERRHAAHGRTARENVADLVDPGSFVEYGRFAIAPQRMRRDLEDLIARTPADGLVAGTARVDGSACAVLSYDYTVLAGTQGVLGHRKKDRLFELIGRMRLPTVFFAEGGGGRPGDTDYPVVSALDTRAFALWAKLSGVVPRIAVVKGRCFAGNAVIAGTADLIVATADASLGMGGPAMIAGGGLGDVPPDAVGPMSVQEPNGNVDVVVADEAEAVVVTKRLLGYFTGDVAEWTARDQNALRTAVPERERRAYDVAPVIETLADDGSVTLLRPRFAREMVTALARIEGRAVGVIANDTRFTAGAITAAASDKAARFLQLCDAFGLPVVSLIDCPGYMVGPDAEAESLVRRASRMLVVGAALRVPMVAVVLRRGYGLGAQAMSGGSLHEPVLTVAWPGAHLGPMGLEGAVRLGLRKELEAIADDAEREERVRQVTAVAQDNARALNAAMLFEIDDVIDPADTRSVIAATLAAAGGPQRGGGRFIDTW